The following coding sequences are from one Tissierella sp. window:
- a CDS encoding permease-like cell division protein FtsX, which produces MRNFFYNIGYFLKEAKTIFRVDLLSNIFSVFSIGLIFFILSMIFSGLWISNQVVEVLQREAELNVYYDENIGDLEIGKLIEDIGQIPGVRQVNLVKEDESYNRMVGILGKEASILKLFDDNPFTAFVEMKIDLNEIDNILEKLDTVDNMEYVRDNKEVIDKLQNIVLILKVLGVLFMTAVGISTLVVVSHIIRQGIYNNREQINTLKLLGAPDGFIGFPFLLEGLFLTIGGGILASALISFIIYYGFRQMGGGIPFIPLPPAEDLIYMMIILIMGISGILGIVGSLFGLASAKSK; this is translated from the coding sequence ATGCGAAACTTTTTTTATAATATAGGATATTTTTTGAAAGAGGCTAAGACTATATTTCGGGTAGATTTATTATCAAATATCTTTTCTGTTTTCAGTATTGGGCTTATATTTTTCATACTCTCCATGATTTTCTCTGGTTTGTGGATAAGCAACCAAGTTGTAGAAGTTTTGCAGAGAGAGGCAGAGCTTAATGTATATTATGATGAGAATATTGGCGATTTAGAGATTGGAAAACTAATAGAGGATATAGGACAGATACCCGGTGTAAGACAGGTTAATCTAGTAAAGGAAGACGAATCATATAACAGAATGGTTGGAATCTTAGGAAAAGAAGCCAGTATATTGAAGCTATTTGATGATAATCCATTTACAGCATTTGTAGAGATGAAAATTGACTTAAATGAAATAGATAATATATTGGAGAAATTAGACACTGTAGATAATATGGAATATGTGAGAGATAACAAGGAAGTAATTGATAAGTTGCAAAATATAGTATTAATCCTTAAGGTCTTGGGAGTTTTATTTATGACAGCCGTAGGAATTTCTACTTTAGTAGTAGTTTCTCATATTATTAGACAGGGAATATATAATAATAGGGAGCAAATCAACACATTGAAGCTCTTAGGAGCACCAGATGGATTTATTGGATTTCCATTTTTACTTGAAGGCTTATTTTTGACCATAGGGGGAGGAATTTTAGCATCAGCATTAATATCATTTATTATTTATTATGGATTTAGGCAAATGGGAGGGGGAATTCCATTTATTCCTTTACCACCAGCAGAGGATTTAATATATATGATGATAATATTAATAATGGGTATCAGTGGAATATTAGGGATTGTTGGAAGCTTATTTGGATTAGCATCAGCTAAGAGTAAATAA
- the ychF gene encoding redox-regulated ATPase YchF, with protein MNIGLIGLPSVGKTSLFNLLTGSSIEITGFSQGKIDANLGIAKIPDERIDFLSDLYQSKKTTYATIEVIDVPGLVKGSSTGKGVGNQFLDNIRKADVLVHVLRVFENDNVIHVDGDIDPKRDIETINLELLFADLAVIENRIDRIETSKKSTKENQEELEVLKKCREGLESGLLIHNIDLSHEEKETLKTFQFLSEKPIILVANIDENQLMNKDYSGKKPLNELAQSVNTPLIELCIKTELEITELDPEDREMFIEELGITESGIDVLAKTAYEYLGLISFLTAGKDEVRAWTIKKDTIAKVAAGKIHSDIEKGFIRAEVCKFVHLKEYGSMVKAKEKGLVTLEGKEYIVDDGDIIEYRFNV; from the coding sequence ATGAACATTGGATTAATTGGTCTACCATCTGTAGGTAAAACTAGCTTATTTAATCTTTTAACAGGCTCGAGTATAGAAATAACGGGATTTTCTCAAGGAAAAATAGATGCTAATCTAGGTATTGCAAAGATTCCTGATGAGAGAATAGATTTTTTATCAGATTTATATCAATCAAAGAAAACAACCTATGCAACAATAGAGGTAATTGATGTACCTGGCCTTGTAAAAGGCTCCTCCACTGGGAAAGGTGTGGGTAATCAATTTTTGGATAATATTAGAAAGGCAGATGTTCTAGTTCATGTACTTAGAGTATTTGAAAATGACAATGTAATCCATGTTGATGGAGATATAGATCCTAAGAGAGATATAGAAACAATAAATCTAGAATTACTATTTGCAGACTTGGCAGTTATTGAAAATCGAATAGATCGTATAGAAACATCTAAAAAATCCACAAAGGAAAACCAAGAAGAACTAGAAGTATTGAAGAAATGTAGAGAAGGATTGGAAAGTGGTCTTTTAATACACAATATAGATCTTAGCCATGAGGAAAAGGAAACTCTAAAGACATTCCAATTTTTATCTGAAAAACCAATTATATTGGTAGCTAATATAGATGAAAATCAATTGATGAACAAGGACTATTCTGGAAAAAAGCCACTAAATGAACTTGCACAAAGTGTAAATACACCTTTGATTGAACTTTGCATCAAAACTGAGCTAGAGATAACTGAGTTAGATCCGGAAGATAGAGAAATGTTCATAGAAGAATTAGGAATTACAGAATCGGGTATTGATGTATTAGCAAAAACTGCCTATGAATATCTAGGTCTAATATCATTCCTTACTGCAGGAAAAGATGAGGTAAGAGCTTGGACAATAAAGAAAGATACCATAGCCAAGGTAGCTGCTGGAAAAATACACTCAGATATAGAAAAAGGATTTATTAGGGCAGAAGTGTGTAAGTTTGTTCATTTGAAGGAATATGGTTCCATGGTAAAAGCTAAAGAAAAGGGTCTAGTGACTTTAGAAGGTAAGGAATATATTGTGGATGACGGAGATATAATTGAGTATAGATTTAATGTATAA
- a CDS encoding phosphatidylglycerophosphatase A codes for MGKYKYNMEELHVMTIDMLKKRGVVLEDIGKLVMMLQGKYYPDLTMEVCLDNIKSVLAKRETIHAILTGIALDEIAEKKGLPEPLQSIVESDEGLFGIDEIIPLSIVNVYGSIGLTNYGYLDKEKIGILKELDEMKGGKVHTFLDDLVAAIAAASASRIAHSRVD; via the coding sequence ATGGGAAAATATAAATATAATATGGAAGAACTGCATGTGATGACAATAGATATGTTGAAAAAAAGAGGGGTAGTGTTGGAGGATATTGGAAAACTAGTAATGATGCTGCAAGGAAAGTATTATCCGGACCTTACTATGGAGGTTTGCTTAGATAATATAAAATCGGTTCTTGCAAAAAGAGAAACAATTCATGCTATATTAACAGGGATTGCATTAGACGAAATAGCTGAGAAAAAAGGATTACCAGAGCCCCTTCAAAGTATAGTAGAATCAGATGAAGGATTATTTGGTATTGATGAGATAATTCCATTATCCATAGTCAATGTATATGGATCAATAGGATTGACTAATTATGGATATTTAGATAAGGAAAAGATAGGAATATTAAAAGAGTTAGATGAAATGAAAGGCGGAAAGGTGCATACCTTCTTAGATGACTTAGTAGCTGCAATCGCAGCTGCATCAGCCAGTAGAATAGCTCATTCAAGAGTTGATTAA
- a CDS encoding M20/M25/M40 family metallo-hydrolase produces MNKDRIISQFLDYIRIESPSYKEGNFAKVLKEDLEKIGFEVIVDDSGVKANSDTGNLIGYLKGNKNVEPIMFCAHMDTVTPCENIEPIIEDGIIKSKGNTILSADDKAGIVAILEGIRHIKENNIAHGDIEVVFTICEEVGLYGSKYLDYSRLKSKMAFVLDASGEIGGVNVQGPAQTQIHAKIHGKAAHAGLSPEKGISAIQVAARAIDNMNLLRIDEETTANVGTIKGGLATNIVADYVEVEFESRSLVEEKLNNQVKHMVYTLSKAAKDFDAKVDIVVENSYPTFKLANDEAILKIIEKAMNKVDIPYMPKPTGGGSDTNIFNGKGLKAATLGIGMFNAHSVDEYIATKDIIKTAELVSAIIESI; encoded by the coding sequence ATGAATAAAGATCGTATTATATCACAGTTTTTAGATTATATAAGAATAGAAAGCCCAAGTTATAAGGAAGGTAATTTTGCTAAGGTATTAAAAGAAGACTTAGAGAAAATAGGTTTTGAAGTAATTGTTGATGATTCTGGTGTTAAGGCAAATTCTGATACTGGTAATCTCATTGGATATTTAAAAGGAAATAAAAATGTAGAGCCTATAATGTTTTGTGCCCATATGGATACTGTAACTCCATGTGAAAATATTGAACCTATTATTGAAGATGGAATTATTAAATCTAAGGGGAATACTATTCTTTCTGCTGATGATAAGGCTGGAATAGTTGCCATATTAGAAGGCATTAGACATATTAAAGAAAATAATATAGCTCACGGTGATATAGAAGTGGTATTCACTATTTGTGAGGAAGTTGGTCTATACGGATCCAAATACCTAGATTACTCTAGACTTAAATCCAAGATGGCTTTTGTTTTAGATGCTAGTGGAGAAATAGGTGGAGTAAATGTCCAAGGCCCAGCTCAAACTCAAATCCACGCTAAAATCCATGGAAAAGCTGCCCATGCAGGACTTAGCCCTGAAAAAGGAATTAGTGCTATACAAGTTGCTGCTAGGGCAATAGATAACATGAATCTCCTTAGAATTGATGAGGAAACAACTGCCAATGTTGGTACAATTAAAGGCGGTCTAGCAACTAATATTGTAGCTGATTATGTAGAGGTAGAATTTGAATCCCGTAGCTTAGTTGAGGAAAAATTAAATAATCAAGTAAAGCATATGGTATATACTTTATCTAAAGCAGCTAAGGATTTTGATGCTAAGGTAGATATAGTTGTAGAAAATTCTTATCCTACTTTTAAATTAGCTAATGATGAAGCTATATTAAAGATAATTGAAAAGGCTATGAACAAAGTTGATATCCCTTATATGCCAAAGCCTACTGGTGGTGGATCTGATACAAATATCTTTAATGGTAAGGGCTTAAAGGCTGCTACCCTCGGTATTGGTATGTTCAACGCCCATAGTGTAGATGAATATATAGCTACAAAAGATATAATTAAAACTGCAGAACTAGTCTCTGCAATAATTGAAAGTATATAG
- a CDS encoding cytochrome c biogenesis protein CcdA, with protein sequence MNWINVSVSAAFGAGFLSFFSPCILPLIPAYIMYITGTNMEDELEKKRLFALTRTMGFVIGFTIVFMIMGTSASFIGKLFIRNKDLFSKISGIIIIIFGLNMMGIIKLRFLNISRRIKAPKKITSWFSSILMGMAFAAGWTPCFGPILGAILMHAGGSGTVSKGVYLLLIYSLGMAIPFILTALFINAFTRFMDKAEKFIKYIPIIGGLLMVIFGILIYFDKMMRISNFLL encoded by the coding sequence ATGAACTGGATAAATGTTTCAGTGTCAGCAGCATTTGGAGCAGGATTTCTATCCTTCTTTTCGCCTTGTATACTTCCATTAATTCCAGCCTACATTATGTATATAACTGGTACTAATATGGAAGACGAACTTGAGAAAAAAAGATTATTTGCATTAACTAGGACCATGGGGTTTGTAATTGGATTTACAATTGTTTTTATGATAATGGGTACATCAGCCAGTTTCATAGGAAAACTTTTCATTAGAAATAAAGATTTATTTTCCAAAATTAGTGGAATTATAATAATTATCTTTGGACTAAATATGATGGGTATCATAAAATTAAGATTTTTAAATATAAGTAGAAGAATAAAAGCACCAAAGAAAATCACTTCTTGGTTTAGTTCAATTTTAATGGGAATGGCTTTTGCGGCTGGATGGACTCCCTGCTTTGGACCTATACTCGGAGCTATATTAATGCATGCAGGAGGGTCTGGTACAGTTTCTAAGGGAGTGTATCTATTGTTAATTTACTCATTAGGAATGGCAATACCTTTTATATTAACTGCATTATTTATCAATGCATTTACAAGATTTATGGATAAGGCAGAGAAGTTCATAAAGTATATTCCAATAATTGGTGGATTACTTATGGTCATATTTGGTATTCTAATATATTTTGACAAGATGATGAGAATTAGTAATTTTTTACTATAG
- a CDS encoding TlpA disulfide reductase family protein — protein MKKIILIILVISMFITGCTSGVKDNKDEASVPKDNLSEEKIDDTTNSVAEEVESEEEIEIASGKQSPDFTLKNLEGEDVSLSDFRGKIVLINFWATWCSWCDVEMPDLQKLDDENDDLVVLAVNVMEDKDTVKKYMEDGGYSFEVVFDEEGEIATTYLVNGLPNSYFVDEEGILLGGVPGMMTYEQMVEILENIREGK, from the coding sequence ATGAAGAAGATTATATTGATAATATTAGTAATTTCAATGTTTATTACAGGATGTACAAGTGGCGTCAAGGACAATAAGGATGAGGCAAGTGTGCCTAAAGACAATCTAAGTGAAGAAAAGATTGATGATACAACAAATTCTGTGGCTGAAGAAGTAGAATCTGAAGAAGAAATTGAAATAGCTTCTGGAAAGCAATCTCCTGATTTTACTCTTAAAAACCTAGAGGGAGAAGATGTATCACTCTCAGATTTTAGGGGAAAAATAGTTCTAATTAATTTCTGGGCAACCTGGTGTAGTTGGTGTGATGTAGAAATGCCAGATCTTCAAAAATTAGATGATGAAAATGATGATTTAGTTGTATTAGCAGTTAATGTAATGGAAGATAAGGACACTGTTAAAAAGTATATGGAAGATGGAGGCTATAGCTTTGAAGTAGTCTTCGATGAAGAAGGTGAAATAGCCACTACTTACTTAGTAAATGGCCTACCTAACTCATATTTTGTAGACGAAGAAGGCATTCTACTAGGGGGAGTACCAGGCATGATGACTTATGAGCAAATGGTAGAAATATTAGAAAACATTCGAGAAGGAAAATAA
- a CDS encoding ABC transporter permease produces the protein MNLIQLIIVNIKRMLRNPVNVALSLILPIAVILFVHFLESGDIHSSSTSSNVKVAYNIEDQGDLWEELSFPAQSQWIFQNEKDKALNLLESNEVAVVYNIPADFTEKINNYEKPIIESYKREEGNVTIPLEMEINNKINEFIKEKILIDKGLISSKNDLYILKTKTLFERNNKVVTGDLHLSTMMLIYFTILGSSTIVTQLMEYKKKNVISRAITTPNKSSVILGSLALSQLIFQVAGDMLIVLLGSIALGYDIVNLPIILINISLAGLFSITLSLAMTRIFNNEGSASLITALIAMLTLFLSMFAQDGIYQNVPQFIKNLGKFAPQYWIFDSLEKSLIFPNVFIVLLMILALFTAGSYKLKDFVRK, from the coding sequence ATGAATCTGATTCAACTTATTATAGTAAATATTAAACGAATGCTAAGAAATCCCGTCAATGTTGCACTTTCTCTTATACTGCCCATTGCCGTAATTTTATTTGTTCATTTTCTAGAAAGTGGGGATATCCACAGTTCCAGTACATCATCTAATGTGAAGGTAGCCTATAATATTGAGGATCAGGGTGATTTATGGGAAGAATTATCCTTCCCAGCCCAATCACAATGGATTTTCCAAAATGAAAAAGATAAAGCACTAAATCTACTAGAAAGCAATGAAGTGGCTGTAGTCTACAATATTCCAGCAGATTTTACTGAAAAAATCAACAATTACGAGAAACCAATTATTGAGTCCTATAAAAGAGAAGAAGGAAATGTGACTATTCCATTGGAAATGGAAATTAATAATAAGATAAATGAATTCATCAAGGAAAAGATACTAATTGATAAAGGGCTTATATCCAGCAAAAATGATTTATATATTCTTAAAACTAAAACTCTGTTTGAAAGAAATAATAAGGTTGTAACAGGTGATCTGCATCTATCCACTATGATGTTAATATATTTTACTATTCTTGGTTCTTCCACAATTGTTACACAGCTGATGGAATATAAGAAAAAAAATGTTATTTCAAGAGCTATAACAACGCCCAATAAAAGCTCTGTCATTCTAGGAAGCCTAGCCCTTTCACAATTAATCTTTCAAGTAGCAGGGGATATGTTAATTGTGTTATTAGGATCAATAGCCCTTGGATACGATATAGTTAATCTACCAATTATCCTCATAAATATTTCATTAGCTGGTTTGTTCTCTATTACTTTATCTTTAGCTATGACAAGGATTTTCAATAATGAAGGCTCAGCTTCTTTGATTACAGCTTTGATTGCTATGTTAACTTTATTTCTATCTATGTTTGCTCAAGATGGAATATATCAAAATGTTCCTCAATTTATAAAAAACTTAGGTAAGTTTGCTCCACAATATTGGATTTTTGATAGCTTAGAAAAATCTCTTATCTTCCCAAATGTATTTATTGTACTATTGATGATATTAGCATTATTTACAGCTGGAAGTTATAAATTGAAGGATTTTGTTAGGAAGTAA